The Nitrospirales bacterium genome includes a window with the following:
- a CDS encoding LemA family protein produces MDSATIFLILMCLAFAALTFWVVNSYNQLIAYRNRFRNAFAQIDVQLTRRYDLIPNLVETAKAYMKHERETLEAVIHARNQASQATKQASANPEDTKAIQGLISAEGLLTGTMSRLFAVMENYPDLKADKHMRQVSEELTSTENRVAFARQAYNDAVMIYNTQRETFPVNLVAGGFHFKPAQLLEIEEVQKRQVPQVAFA; encoded by the coding sequence ATGGATAGCGCCACCATCTTTCTGATTCTGATGTGCTTGGCATTCGCCGCTCTGACCTTTTGGGTCGTCAACTCATACAATCAGCTCATCGCGTATCGCAATCGCTTCAGGAACGCCTTTGCCCAGATCGATGTGCAACTCACGCGACGGTACGACCTTATCCCTAATCTCGTGGAAACCGCCAAGGCCTACATGAAGCATGAGCGTGAAACGCTGGAAGCCGTCATTCATGCAAGGAATCAAGCCTCTCAAGCCACCAAGCAAGCCTCGGCCAATCCCGAAGATACCAAAGCGATTCAGGGCTTAATCAGTGCAGAAGGCCTGTTGACCGGCACGATGAGCCGTCTCTTTGCCGTCATGGAGAATTATCCTGACCTCAAAGCCGACAAGCATATGCGACAGGTCAGTGAAGAACTGACGTCTACTGAAAATCGAGTGGCGTTTGCCCGCCAAGCCTACAACGACGCGGTCATGATCTATAACACGCAACGCGAAACCTTCCCGGTCAATCTCGTGGCCGGCGGATTTCATTTTAAGCCGGCGCAACTGCTCGAAATCGAAGAAGTTCAAAAACGTCAGGTTCCACAAGTCGCTTTTGCATGA
- a CDS encoding mechanosensitive ion channel, whose amino-acid sequence MQDTLEQGIALLTMYGLKLIGAILILIVGRMVSSCVARSVDRWLLRSGKVDDTLRPFFASSARYLVLIVTVLAVLSQFGIETTSLVAVLGAASLAIGLALQGTLSNVAAGVMLLIFRPFKVGDYVEAAGIAGTVKAITLLVTELATPDNVQILAPNGQVWGAIVKNYSHHATRRVDLVMGIDYGDDIDKAIQTVTSVANADSRIHTDPAPMVVVGNLGDSSVDLTIRVWCNAGDYWGVKFDLTKTLKQRFDAEGISIPFPQRTVHMTRAEG is encoded by the coding sequence ATGCAAGACACTCTCGAACAGGGAATCGCGCTCCTCACAATGTATGGTTTGAAGTTGATCGGCGCCATCCTCATCCTCATCGTTGGACGGATGGTTTCATCCTGTGTTGCCAGATCTGTAGACCGATGGCTCCTACGATCAGGGAAAGTCGACGACACCCTTCGGCCATTTTTCGCGAGTTCTGCTCGCTACCTTGTTCTCATTGTCACCGTCCTCGCCGTTCTTTCCCAATTCGGGATTGAAACCACGAGTCTCGTCGCGGTCCTGGGCGCCGCCAGTTTAGCGATCGGCCTGGCCTTACAGGGTACGCTGAGCAATGTTGCCGCCGGTGTCATGCTGCTCATCTTCCGGCCATTCAAAGTTGGGGATTACGTAGAAGCCGCCGGCATTGCGGGAACCGTGAAGGCCATTACGCTCTTAGTCACAGAACTGGCCACACCGGACAATGTGCAAATTTTGGCGCCCAACGGCCAGGTCTGGGGCGCCATCGTGAAAAACTACAGCCATCATGCGACCCGCCGAGTAGATCTGGTCATGGGAATTGATTATGGCGACGACATTGACAAGGCCATACAAACCGTCACATCCGTCGCCAACGCAGACTCCCGAATCCACACAGACCCCGCTCCGATGGTCGTGGTCGGCAACCTGGGAGACAGTTCGGTGGACTTGACGATTCGCGTGTGGTGTAACGCCGGCGACTACTGGGGCGTCAAATTTGATCTCACGAAAACCCTCAAACAACGATTCGACGCCGAAGGCATTTCGATTCCGTTCCCGCAACGAACCGTGCATATGACCCGAGCCGAAGGATAG
- a CDS encoding M48 family metalloprotease, with protein MDFFGHQDQARRKTRWLQSLFALAVTVTIVGIYWTILGTMSWIEWRSALETDPSLPFSWDFFWRWDLTLFSLVGLFCLIVIALGCAIKFMELHAGGAWAAELLGGKRLDPSSPSDAARILINVVEEMALASGMAPPPVYVLEQEKGINAFAAGYTADDAVIGVTRGAMTQLTRDELQGVIGHEFSHILHGDMRLNLEMIGLLYGLQGLGALGRTMLNWSLNYSAHTSNFFTPVHGLSIVLSLLVGGALRVVGSIGVVLASMVKAAVSRQREFLADASAIQFTRNPEGLGNALKKIGNVKEGSIVHHPEAPQISHMFFSHGLLSGLETLFATHPPLITRIRRIDPTFSVQPPSSHSTQTSHSSRATDRGISFASASSAGTNSYPAYQQPTPDSIVDQIGASHPRHVNYIHTLLSRVPPVILEAVHEPFGARAVIYALLLSSDAQTRAIQVSRLASHADHVVYQETLKLEPVMQNLELAARLPLIDLVIPTLKLLSEPQYSQFKANVRNIIPQKNQGALFGWTLRRVMLRHLDPHFYPAAPFTLPCHSLKRIAHHCGDLLSALAHYGKGNNDDVMRAFRAGKQELKMPSLTLAPASQCTLASLDLTLYALARTTPEVKRTIIKACTACILADRHVTLEEGELLRAVADSLGCPMPPVFAALPQRLPSDVKNAASSSPDVPKSPARTTHGASHDHTRHHAKIH; from the coding sequence ATGGATTTTTTTGGACATCAAGATCAGGCTCGACGCAAGACCCGATGGCTTCAAAGTCTGTTCGCGCTCGCCGTCACGGTGACGATTGTCGGCATCTATTGGACTATCTTGGGAACGATGTCGTGGATTGAGTGGAGGTCCGCGCTTGAGACTGATCCCTCGCTGCCCTTCTCCTGGGACTTTTTCTGGCGCTGGGATCTTACGCTGTTCAGCCTCGTCGGCCTGTTCTGCCTGATCGTGATCGCCTTGGGGTGCGCCATTAAATTCATGGAACTGCACGCTGGCGGCGCGTGGGCCGCCGAACTTCTCGGCGGGAAACGCCTTGATCCCTCCAGCCCCTCCGACGCCGCGCGCATACTCATCAACGTCGTGGAAGAAATGGCCTTAGCCTCGGGAATGGCTCCACCACCAGTTTACGTTCTCGAGCAAGAGAAGGGGATCAACGCGTTCGCGGCTGGCTACACGGCGGATGATGCGGTCATTGGCGTCACTCGCGGCGCGATGACGCAGCTCACTCGCGATGAACTTCAAGGAGTGATCGGCCATGAATTCAGCCATATTCTCCATGGAGACATGCGATTGAATTTAGAAATGATTGGATTGCTGTACGGATTACAAGGGCTGGGAGCATTAGGCCGGACGATGCTCAACTGGTCTCTCAATTATAGCGCTCATACGAGCAACTTTTTCACCCCCGTACATGGATTGAGTATTGTCTTGAGTCTTCTCGTCGGGGGCGCGCTGCGGGTGGTGGGATCTATCGGGGTGGTCTTGGCCAGCATGGTCAAAGCTGCCGTATCCCGTCAACGAGAGTTCCTGGCCGACGCCTCAGCCATCCAGTTTACCAGAAATCCTGAAGGACTCGGCAACGCATTGAAGAAGATCGGGAACGTGAAGGAAGGCTCCATTGTCCATCATCCGGAAGCGCCTCAAATCAGTCATATGTTTTTCTCTCATGGCCTGTTGTCCGGACTTGAAACCCTGTTTGCGACCCATCCACCGTTAATCACACGCATACGGCGTATCGATCCGACATTTTCCGTCCAACCACCATCGAGTCATTCAACGCAAACTTCTCATTCATCGAGGGCGACCGATAGAGGAATATCTTTCGCCTCGGCATCAAGCGCTGGAACGAATTCGTACCCGGCATACCAGCAGCCCACTCCAGACTCGATTGTGGATCAGATCGGCGCTTCGCATCCTCGCCATGTGAACTATATCCACACGCTCCTTTCGAGAGTCCCGCCGGTCATTCTCGAAGCCGTTCATGAGCCATTCGGAGCGCGAGCCGTGATATATGCCTTACTGCTGTCTTCCGATGCGCAGACAAGAGCCATTCAAGTCAGCCGATTAGCGTCGCATGCCGACCACGTCGTCTATCAAGAAACGCTCAAACTCGAGCCAGTCATGCAAAACCTCGAGCTTGCCGCCCGTCTTCCCCTCATTGATCTGGTCATACCCACATTGAAGCTCCTGTCCGAGCCACAATACTCCCAGTTTAAAGCGAACGTGAGAAACATCATTCCACAAAAGAATCAGGGCGCTCTCTTCGGCTGGACCTTACGGCGAGTCATGTTGCGACATCTCGACCCTCATTTCTATCCAGCCGCGCCATTTACTCTGCCGTGCCATTCGCTGAAACGGATAGCTCATCACTGTGGCGATTTGCTATCCGCCCTTGCCCATTACGGAAAGGGAAACAACGACGACGTCATGCGCGCTTTTCGCGCTGGCAAACAAGAACTCAAGATGCCTTCGCTTACGCTCGCTCCGGCCAGTCAGTGCACATTAGCTTCGCTAGACCTGACTCTCTACGCCTTGGCCCGGACGACACCAGAGGTTAAGCGAACCATCATCAAAGCTTGCACGGCCTGTATCTTGGCGGATCGTCATGTGACCCTTGAAGAAGGCGAATTGCTTCGCGCCGTCGCCGATTCGTTGGGGTGTCCCATGCCTCCCGTGTTTGCCGCGCTTCCACAACGTCTACCCAGCGATGTAAAAAATGCGGCATCTTCTTCGCCTGATGTCCCAAAATCGCCCGCACGAACAACCCACGGAGCCTCTCATGATCACACGCGTCACCATGCCAAAATTCACTAA